One window of the Nocardia huaxiensis genome contains the following:
- a CDS encoding cupin domain-containing protein, translated as MNTPSRPVAIRQPHEAETLGTDAVTVRLLIDSNEAGGAASTLEVSMKQGADGAAPHFHTKSDELFYVAEGELQVLAGDRIVTVGAGGSIIVPKLMPHAFGATPDSSARIMIALMPGVERFEYFRLLDRIGRGEATLADLAASQEEFDNHFVDAPQWWQERTANRR; from the coding sequence ATGAACACCCCTTCCCGGCCCGTCGCCATCCGCCAGCCGCACGAGGCCGAGACCCTGGGCACCGACGCCGTCACCGTCCGGCTGCTCATCGATTCGAATGAGGCGGGCGGTGCGGCCAGCACCCTCGAGGTGAGCATGAAGCAGGGTGCGGACGGCGCCGCGCCACACTTCCACACCAAGTCCGACGAGCTGTTCTACGTCGCCGAGGGCGAATTGCAGGTGCTGGCCGGGGATCGGATCGTCACCGTGGGCGCGGGTGGATCGATCATCGTCCCGAAGCTCATGCCGCACGCGTTCGGCGCGACTCCGGACAGCTCGGCGCGCATCATGATCGCGCTCATGCCGGGCGTGGAGCGGTTCGAATACTTCCGGCTGCTGGATCGCATCGGCCGGGGCGAGGCCACGCTCGCCGATCTCGCGGCCTCCCAGGAGGAGTTCGATAATCACTTCGTGGACGCCCCGCAGTGGTGGCAGGAGCGGACGGCGAACCGCCGCTGA
- a CDS encoding alpha/beta hydrolase, with amino-acid sequence MSTPPTSADSTLTIELAGSSVMTRILYAALRPTVAPVLGALATAAMRLPFRSRNVFAVSSFTDAPAAILLPPRGTRRKLVKFKDFRAEWVWPEDIASPLGAPDSAILYFHGGVYAAGGLNSHRRLVAKIARASGIPVFNVDYRMMPAHLTDTIEDAVAAYRHLLDRGIPAHRIIVSGDSAGGGLAFLLALHARDLGLPMPGGLSVIAPWSNMDNTAKEKHPNASLDQALPGHIWRVFVEWGIAVDGMVDPAWSAVNHDFHGLPPALIQVGSTESLRPDSEELAQRCADAGIPCRLQLWDRALHVFQAGSDLLPDARLAIRDMGAFNRAILARSAAR; translated from the coding sequence ATGAGCACTCCCCCAACCAGCGCCGATTCCACCCTCACCATCGAACTGGCGGGATCCAGCGTCATGACCCGGATCCTGTACGCGGCCCTGCGGCCCACGGTCGCGCCGGTGCTCGGCGCGCTCGCGACGGCGGCCATGAGATTGCCGTTCCGGTCGCGAAATGTGTTCGCGGTCAGCAGTTTCACCGATGCTCCCGCCGCGATTCTGCTGCCGCCGCGCGGCACCCGGCGAAAGCTGGTGAAGTTCAAGGACTTCCGCGCCGAATGGGTGTGGCCCGAGGACATCGCGAGTCCACTCGGCGCGCCGGATTCGGCGATCCTCTACTTTCACGGCGGTGTCTACGCCGCGGGCGGACTCAACTCGCATCGGCGTCTCGTCGCGAAAATCGCTCGAGCGAGCGGGATTCCGGTCTTCAATGTGGACTACCGGATGATGCCCGCGCATCTCACCGACACGATCGAGGATGCCGTGGCCGCCTACCGGCATCTGCTGGATCGCGGCATCCCCGCCCACCGCATCATCGTTTCCGGTGATTCGGCGGGCGGCGGTCTGGCCTTCCTGCTCGCCCTGCACGCGCGCGACCTCGGCCTGCCGATGCCCGGCGGACTCTCGGTCATCGCGCCCTGGTCGAATATGGACAACACCGCCAAGGAGAAGCATCCCAACGCGTCGCTGGATCAGGCGCTGCCCGGCCATATCTGGCGGGTATTCGTCGAGTGGGGTATCGCCGTGGACGGCATGGTGGATCCGGCCTGGTCGGCGGTGAATCACGACTTCCACGGGCTGCCGCCCGCCCTCATTCAAGTCGGCTCGACCGAGAGCCTGCGGCCCGATTCCGAGGAGCTCGCGCAGCGCTGCGCCGACGCCGGGATCCCCTGCCGGTTGCAGCTGTGGGATCGGGCACTGCACGTCTTCCAGGCCGGGTCGGATCTGCTGCCCGACGCACGGCTGGCCATCCGCGACATGGGTGCGTTCAACCGCGCGATCCTGGCACGTTCCGCCGCGCGCTGA
- a CDS encoding acyl-CoA thioesterase, translating to MVFSVPITVRGYELDINGHLNQAVYHQYAEHARWELMRAAGVPGEKMIASGIGPVVLESNIKYFRELHLGDEVTVSCTFEWTGRKVFTMHQEIVKLDGTVSAQVTVVAGVMDLKARKLVSDPRERFLALAESPEVLGL from the coding sequence ATGGTTTTCTCTGTCCCGATCACCGTCCGCGGCTACGAGCTCGATATAAACGGCCACCTGAACCAGGCCGTCTACCACCAGTACGCCGAGCACGCCCGCTGGGAGCTCATGCGCGCGGCCGGCGTCCCGGGCGAGAAGATGATCGCCTCCGGCATCGGCCCGGTGGTGCTGGAGTCCAACATCAAGTACTTCCGCGAGTTGCATCTCGGTGACGAAGTAACGGTGAGCTGCACGTTCGAGTGGACGGGCCGGAAGGTGTTCACCATGCACCAGGAGATCGTCAAACTGGACGGCACCGTATCTGCGCAGGTGACAGTGGTCGCCGGCGTCATGGATCTGAAGGCCCGCAAGCTCGTTTCCGATCCGCGCGAGCGCTTCCTCGCCCTCGCCGAGTCTCCCGAGGTGCTCGGTCTGTAA
- a CDS encoding helix-turn-helix domain-containing protein, with product MSDRPAQGKAVLGKGTRVTGKSRDRLQSQLKKQYEAGASIRSLARETGRSYGFIHNVLVESHVQLRSRGGANRRKSAKAAAK from the coding sequence ATGAGTGACAGACCCGCACAGGGTAAAGCCGTATTGGGGAAGGGCACGCGCGTCACCGGAAAGTCGCGAGACCGCCTGCAATCCCAGCTCAAGAAGCAGTACGAGGCCGGAGCCAGCATCCGGTCTTTGGCCCGGGAGACCGGGAGATCGTATGGATTCATCCACAACGTGCTGGTGGAGTCGCATGTGCAACTCCGCAGCCGGGGTGGTGCGAACCGGCGAAAGTCGGCGAAAGCCGCTGCCAAGTAG
- a CDS encoding ABC-F family ATP-binding cassette domain-containing protein produces MITATDLEVRAGVRTLLTAPGSALRVQAGDRIGLVGRNGAGKTTTLRILAGEGEPYAGKVIRSGELGYLPQDPREGNLDVLGRDRVLSARGLDKLLRDMEKQQAIMAEVADDAEREKAVRAYGRLEDRFSALGGYVAESEAARICNSLGLPDRVLGQQLRTLSGGQRRRIELARILFAASDGSGGKSDTTLLLDEPTNHLDADSINWLRGFLQNHEGGLIVISHDVELLGDVVNKVWFLDAVRGEADIYNMGWKKYLDARATDEQRRRRERANAEKKASALKQQAAKLGAKATKAVAAQNMMKRAERMLAEADDIRVADKVARIKFPEPAACGKTPLMAKNLTKMYGSLEIFAGVDLAIDRGSRVVVLGLNGAGKTTLLRLLAGVEQLSAGAIEPGHGLKVGYFAQEHDTLDDQATVWENIRHAAPDAGEQDLRGLLGAFMFSGPQLEQPAGTLSGGEKTRLALAGLVSSAANVLLLDEPTNNLDPVSREQVLDALRSYAGAVVLVTHDPGAAEALNPERVIMLPDGTEDHWSQEYLELIQLA; encoded by the coding sequence GTGATCACCGCGACCGACCTGGAGGTCCGGGCCGGAGTCCGCACCCTGCTGACGGCGCCCGGGTCGGCGCTGCGTGTGCAGGCCGGTGATCGGATCGGGCTGGTCGGGCGCAACGGTGCGGGGAAGACCACGACGTTGCGGATTCTTGCCGGTGAGGGAGAACCTTACGCGGGCAAGGTCATCCGGTCGGGGGAATTGGGGTATTTGCCGCAGGATCCGCGGGAAGGCAACCTCGATGTGCTCGGGCGGGACCGGGTGCTGTCGGCGCGCGGGCTGGACAAGCTGCTGCGCGACATGGAGAAGCAGCAGGCCATCATGGCCGAGGTCGCCGATGATGCCGAGCGGGAGAAAGCCGTTCGCGCGTATGGGCGGCTGGAGGATCGGTTCTCGGCGCTGGGCGGGTATGTGGCCGAGAGTGAGGCCGCGCGGATCTGCAACAGCCTCGGGCTGCCCGATCGGGTGCTGGGGCAGCAGCTGCGCACGCTTTCGGGTGGTCAGCGTCGTCGAATCGAGTTGGCGCGCATCCTTTTCGCCGCCTCCGACGGCAGCGGCGGCAAGTCCGACACCACGCTGCTGCTCGACGAGCCGACCAACCACCTCGACGCCGACTCCATCAACTGGCTGCGCGGCTTCCTGCAGAACCACGAGGGCGGGCTCATCGTCATCTCCCACGATGTGGAACTGCTCGGCGATGTGGTGAACAAGGTGTGGTTCCTCGACGCCGTGCGCGGCGAGGCCGACATCTACAACATGGGCTGGAAGAAGTACCTCGACGCGCGCGCCACCGACGAGCAGCGCCGCCGCCGCGAACGCGCCAATGCCGAGAAGAAGGCGTCGGCGCTCAAGCAGCAGGCCGCCAAGCTCGGCGCGAAGGCCACCAAAGCCGTTGCCGCACAGAACATGATGAAGCGCGCCGAGCGCATGCTGGCCGAGGCCGACGACATCCGCGTGGCCGACAAGGTGGCGCGCATCAAGTTCCCCGAGCCCGCGGCCTGCGGCAAGACGCCGCTCATGGCCAAGAACCTCACCAAGATGTACGGCTCGCTGGAGATCTTCGCGGGCGTGGATCTGGCCATCGATCGCGGCAGCCGCGTCGTGGTGCTCGGCCTCAACGGCGCGGGCAAGACCACGCTGCTGCGTCTGCTCGCCGGCGTCGAACAGCTCTCCGCGGGCGCCATCGAACCCGGACATGGTTTGAAGGTGGGCTATTTCGCGCAGGAGCACGACACGCTCGACGATCAGGCGACGGTGTGGGAGAACATCCGGCACGCGGCTCCCGATGCGGGAGAACAGGATCTGCGCGGACTGCTCGGTGCGTTCATGTTCTCCGGCCCGCAGCTGGAACAGCCCGCCGGCACCCTCTCCGGCGGTGAGAAGACCCGTCTCGCGTTGGCCGGTCTGGTCTCCTCCGCCGCGAATGTCCTTCTGCTGGACGAACCTACGAACAACCTCGACCCCGTCTCCCGTGAACAGGTGCTCGACGCGCTGCGCAGTTACGCGGGCGCGGTGGTACTCGTGACCCACGATCCCGGTGCGGCCGAGGCCCTCAACCCCGAGCGCGTCATCATGCTTCCGGACGGCACCGAGGACCACTGGTCGCAGGAATACCTGGAGCTGATCCAACTCGCGTGA
- a CDS encoding ABC1 kinase family protein translates to MRVKGWLGSEAPGRVIPFPGRARVQEAVPQTSRLSRDLRLAAVPVAYAGRRAAGYGKRLLGKPAAEIDRDIQLRTAEHLVEVLGDLKGCLAKLGQMAAVFRSAVPLAPAAFGEIAGETLSRLQDSAPPMMPALVEQVMARNLGPSWRNQFREFTDRAAAAASLGQVHRAVWHDGRDVAVKIMYPGAREAVASDLRQLRSMSGLIGAVMPGADVCAVIEMVCAVVDGELDYRLEAANQQRCADLLRDDPEFLVPDVVMVADEVLISDWLDGAALTRVVATGTAEERGRAGLTVFRFLETVADRGGILYSDVHPGNFLLLPDGRLGVVDFGAVGGYPPDFRATVADIAEALLNGTPADLEDALRAHGFVHPGTAFDAEELLRIATPFIQVVLRDDFHMSTDWLRDQVTDIAAISLSNVFRQMTLPPALIPLARKAGTTVGTLSLLGTDGIRGELLSWYPEIGDAVRRYEDRVSGPLGFPGLR, encoded by the coding sequence ATGCGGGTGAAAGGCTGGTTGGGCAGCGAAGCGCCGGGGCGCGTGATCCCCTTTCCCGGACGTGCCCGGGTGCAAGAGGCCGTGCCGCAGACGAGCCGGTTGAGTCGCGATCTGCGGTTGGCCGCGGTGCCGGTCGCGTATGCCGGGCGCCGGGCGGCAGGCTACGGCAAACGATTGCTGGGCAAGCCGGCGGCCGAGATCGACCGCGATATCCAGCTGCGCACCGCCGAGCACCTCGTAGAAGTGCTGGGTGATCTCAAGGGCTGTCTGGCCAAGCTCGGTCAGATGGCGGCCGTCTTCCGCTCCGCGGTCCCGCTCGCGCCCGCGGCGTTCGGGGAGATCGCGGGCGAGACCCTGAGCAGACTGCAGGATTCCGCGCCACCCATGATGCCGGCACTCGTCGAGCAGGTGATGGCGCGCAATCTCGGGCCGTCGTGGCGAAACCAGTTCCGGGAGTTCACCGATCGGGCCGCCGCGGCGGCCTCGCTGGGGCAGGTGCACCGGGCGGTGTGGCACGACGGCCGCGACGTTGCGGTCAAGATCATGTACCCGGGTGCTCGGGAGGCGGTGGCCTCGGACCTCCGGCAGCTGCGCAGTATGTCCGGATTGATCGGCGCGGTCATGCCGGGCGCGGATGTGTGCGCGGTCATCGAGATGGTGTGCGCCGTGGTCGACGGCGAACTCGACTACCGGCTGGAAGCCGCGAACCAGCAGCGCTGCGCCGATCTGCTGCGCGACGACCCGGAATTCCTGGTCCCCGATGTCGTGATGGTCGCCGATGAAGTCCTGATCAGCGACTGGCTCGATGGCGCCGCCCTGACCCGCGTCGTCGCGACCGGCACCGCCGAGGAACGCGGCCGCGCGGGACTGACCGTCTTCCGGTTCCTCGAGACCGTCGCCGACCGCGGCGGCATCCTCTACAGCGACGTGCACCCCGGCAACTTCCTCCTGCTGCCCGACGGCCGCCTCGGCGTCGTCGACTTCGGCGCAGTGGGCGGCTACCCGCCGGACTTCCGCGCCACGGTTGCCGACATCGCCGAGGCCCTGTTGAACGGCACCCCGGCCGACCTGGAAGACGCCCTCCGCGCCCACGGATTCGTCCACCCCGGAACAGCTTTCGACGCCGAAGAACTCCTCCGCATAGCCACGCCCTTCATCCAGGTCGTCTTGCGCGACGACTTCCACATGTCCACCGACTGGCTCCGCGACCAGGTGACCGACATCGCGGCGATCAGCCTCTCCAACGTCTTCCGTCAGATGACCCTCCCGCCCGCGCTGATCCCCCTGGCCCGCAAGGCGGGCACCACAGTCGGGACCCTCAGCCTCCTCGGCACCGACGGCATCCGCGGCGAACTCCTGTCCTGGTACCCCGAAATCGGGGACGCTGTGCGGCGCTACGAGGATCGAGTATCCGGACCTTTGGGCTTTCCGGGGCTGAGATAA
- a CDS encoding adenylate/guanylate cyclase domain-containing protein: protein MAVEDRSEFWRGRRPGQLSALMPDGRRRDLVNAIRRARENLPGDPAFGDPLSVSGPGGVRAVARVADRLSGDSPSAAKELGLGALQVWQALTQRVGRNHDAAREVTIMFTDLVAFSHWSLTVGDEITLLLLRRVAAAIEPPIAECGGRVVKRMGDGIMAVFPSGDGGVRAAVAGARNLGSIDLAGYRPRMRIGLHTGSPRAIGGDWLGIDVNVAARVMESGGNGNTMISGATLDTLRAATLGELGCRLSSYHPASLRGVPADLRIYRLENQLAIPNSVG, encoded by the coding sequence GTGGCAGTCGAAGATCGATCCGAATTCTGGCGGGGCAGGCGTCCGGGCCAACTGTCGGCGCTGATGCCGGATGGCCGTCGCCGTGACCTCGTCAACGCCATCCGCAGGGCGCGGGAGAATCTGCCGGGCGATCCTGCCTTCGGGGATCCGCTGTCGGTGTCCGGTCCGGGCGGCGTGCGCGCGGTGGCCCGCGTGGCGGATCGGTTGAGTGGTGATTCACCCAGCGCCGCAAAGGAATTGGGTCTGGGCGCGCTGCAGGTCTGGCAGGCGCTCACGCAGCGTGTGGGCCGCAATCATGACGCAGCGCGGGAGGTGACCATCATGTTCACCGACCTGGTCGCCTTCTCGCACTGGTCACTCACCGTCGGTGACGAGATCACCCTGCTGCTGCTTCGCCGGGTTGCCGCAGCCATCGAACCGCCCATCGCGGAGTGCGGCGGCCGGGTGGTGAAGCGCATGGGCGACGGGATCATGGCCGTGTTCCCGTCCGGCGACGGCGGGGTGCGCGCGGCGGTGGCGGGCGCCCGCAATCTCGGCTCGATCGACCTCGCGGGTTACCGCCCGCGGATGCGGATCGGCCTGCACACCGGCAGCCCGCGCGCTATCGGCGGCGACTGGCTCGGAATCGACGTCAATGTGGCCGCGCGCGTGATGGAGAGCGGCGGCAACGGCAACACCATGATCTCGGGTGCCACCTTGGACACGCTGCGTGCCGCGACCCTGGGCGAGCTCGGATGCCGCCTCAGCAGCTATCACCCAGCCTCGCTGCGGGGCGTTCCGGCGGATCTGCGCATCTACCGGTTGGAGAACCAGCTGGCGATCCCGAATTCCGTTGGTTGA
- a CDS encoding LGFP repeat-containing protein produces the protein MYTFERKSFSHCVSTGAFLGIIGLGLLGGPAIPAWADPPARAVEAIDHRYAEFGGAGSFLGTPLAAASDIGTGAERNYQGGTIFYSPDHGAKIMYGDILEKYRALGGPAGPLGFPVNDESVADGGGRFNDFAQPGGAAIYWSPASGAWLVRGPVLDAYKASGGVTGPFGYPASDTDTRDGVEAGRFSGPGGTEISWSQERGLTTDPAALAATLPGFKAIQGNAMFEPEGNGGPGFPSVSVPKPNIAVPQVNTGGGINRWWGIPIGLAATAAAASLLRLFGPRRGDGITSIAMSGPATPKPAMRTEVPRPVPSVNTSVPAPKPRGTHPRELPREYETPQTRSLSRFTGAPPAGKPQPNPTGRQVLKGSAQEPARPRHALPETVVPEADPLYLTRDAGGIDVFYENNAIGINQRSVVDKSDP, from the coding sequence ATGTACACCTTCGAACGAAAGTCCTTCTCGCACTGTGTCTCGACCGGAGCCTTCCTCGGCATCATCGGTCTGGGGCTGCTCGGTGGCCCCGCAATACCGGCCTGGGCGGATCCGCCGGCCCGGGCGGTCGAGGCAATCGACCACCGATACGCCGAATTCGGCGGCGCCGGTTCGTTTCTAGGCACGCCGCTCGCCGCCGCCAGCGATATCGGCACCGGCGCCGAGCGAAACTATCAGGGCGGCACCATCTTCTACTCGCCGGACCACGGCGCGAAGATCATGTACGGCGACATCCTGGAAAAGTATCGCGCCCTGGGCGGACCGGCGGGGCCGCTGGGCTTCCCCGTCAATGACGAGAGCGTCGCCGACGGGGGCGGCCGATTCAATGATTTCGCGCAGCCCGGCGGCGCGGCCATCTACTGGAGTCCGGCATCCGGGGCGTGGCTGGTCCGCGGTCCGGTGCTGGACGCCTACAAGGCCAGCGGCGGCGTGACCGGTCCGTTCGGTTACCCCGCGTCCGATACCGATACCCGTGACGGCGTCGAGGCCGGCCGGTTCAGCGGTCCCGGCGGCACCGAGATCTCCTGGTCGCAGGAGCGCGGTCTCACCACCGACCCGGCCGCGCTGGCCGCCACATTGCCCGGATTCAAAGCCATCCAAGGAAACGCCATGTTCGAACCGGAAGGAAACGGCGGGCCGGGCTTCCCGTCGGTCAGCGTGCCGAAGCCGAATATCGCGGTACCTCAGGTGAATACCGGCGGCGGAATCAATCGGTGGTGGGGCATTCCGATCGGCCTGGCAGCCACCGCCGCGGCGGCCTCGCTGCTGCGCTTGTTCGGTCCCCGCCGCGGCGACGGGATCACCTCGATCGCGATGAGCGGTCCGGCCACACCGAAGCCGGCCATGCGCACCGAGGTTCCCCGACCTGTTCCATCGGTGAACACTTCGGTGCCCGCACCCAAGCCGAGGGGAACCCATCCGCGGGAACTGCCCCGGGAATACGAGACCCCGCAGACCAGGAGCCTGTCACGCTTCACCGGTGCGCCGCCGGCCGGGAAGCCGCAGCCGAATCCCACCGGGCGTCAGGTGCTGAAGGGCTCCGCCCAGGAGCCCGCGCGTCCTCGGCACGCGTTACCTGAAACGGTTGTGCCGGAAGCAGATCCGCTGTACCTGACCCGTGATGCGGGGGGTATCGATGTCTTCTACGAGAACAATGCCATCGGTATCAATCAGCGCAGTGTCGTGGACAAGAGCGACCCGTAG
- a CDS encoding lipase family protein: MFGQLPDSPPKTQRRKTFRNLIGLAAALCVGAAVTAVAPGSGSADPAGDFYTPPAQFDTARGAVIKTADMPVYLAQPSETGKWPLPAKLVMYTTRTQDDVPIAVTGTFIDATQPWQGTGPRPTVVIAPGTTGQGDQCALSRAFAVGIYATITPPTLSANQEALSALAWNSLGARVFVPDYIGMGTPGIHTYANRIEEAHAVIDAARAANILSGSGTDTPLAFWGYSQGGGASAAAAEMQPSYAPELNLKGTWAGAPTANLREILDRIEGSLIGGAVGYALNGFVDRYPNLKPELDSRVTPAGRALLDELATGCITDMIVQRPFLRTTAFTVDQRPLADHLKEIPEVDAVLRQQRTGSLTPGSPVLITSGINDDTVPYAQTRQLASDWCGQGAAVTFRTNELPPILSGATIPNHFGPELLDGFGTNGAVAYLVDRLNGVPVAGCTFD, translated from the coding sequence ATGTTCGGACAACTGCCTGACTCCCCGCCGAAGACGCAGCGGCGCAAGACCTTCCGGAATCTGATCGGACTGGCCGCCGCGCTGTGCGTGGGGGCGGCGGTCACCGCCGTCGCCCCGGGGTCGGGCAGCGCCGACCCGGCCGGCGACTTCTACACTCCGCCCGCACAATTCGACACCGCGCGCGGAGCCGTCATCAAGACCGCCGACATGCCGGTCTATCTGGCACAGCCGTCGGAGACCGGAAAGTGGCCGCTGCCCGCGAAACTGGTCATGTACACCACGCGCACCCAGGACGACGTCCCGATCGCGGTGACCGGCACCTTCATCGACGCCACCCAGCCGTGGCAGGGGACAGGCCCGCGCCCGACCGTCGTCATCGCACCCGGCACCACCGGGCAGGGCGATCAGTGCGCGCTCTCGCGCGCCTTCGCCGTGGGCATCTACGCCACCATCACGCCGCCCACGCTGTCCGCCAATCAGGAGGCGCTCTCGGCGCTCGCCTGGAACTCGCTCGGCGCGCGGGTGTTCGTGCCGGACTACATCGGCATGGGCACGCCCGGCATCCACACCTACGCCAATCGCATCGAGGAGGCGCACGCGGTCATCGACGCCGCGCGCGCCGCGAATATCTTGTCCGGCAGCGGAACCGACACGCCGCTGGCCTTCTGGGGCTACTCGCAGGGCGGCGGGGCGAGCGCCGCGGCCGCGGAGATGCAGCCCAGCTACGCACCCGAGCTGAACCTGAAGGGCACGTGGGCGGGCGCGCCGACGGCGAATCTGCGCGAGATCCTCGATCGCATCGAAGGATCGCTGATCGGCGGCGCGGTCGGTTACGCGCTGAACGGATTCGTCGACCGCTACCCGAACCTGAAGCCGGAACTCGATTCCCGCGTCACCCCCGCGGGCCGGGCCCTGCTGGACGAACTCGCCACCGGCTGCATCACGGACATGATCGTGCAGCGTCCGTTCCTGCGGACCACCGCGTTCACGGTGGATCAGCGCCCGCTGGCCGATCATCTGAAGGAGATTCCGGAGGTGGACGCCGTTCTGCGCCAGCAGCGCACCGGCTCGCTGACCCCGGGTTCGCCGGTTCTGATCACCAGCGGCATCAATGACGACACCGTCCCGTATGCCCAGACCCGGCAGCTGGCCAGCGACTGGTGCGGCCAGGGCGCGGCGGTCACCTTCCGTACCAACGAGCTACCGCCGATCCTGTCCGGGGCCACCATCCCCAATCACTTCGGGCCCGAGCTGCTCGACGGATTCGGCACCAACGGCGCGGTCGCCTACTTGGTCGATCGGCTCAATGGGGTGCCCGTCGCTGGGTGCACCTTCGATTGA
- a CDS encoding TetR family transcriptional regulator, with protein sequence MAKETEEAVRSRIIEVVMSTLDSEGYDAIQLREIARRAKVSLATIYKHFPTRDLLVVAAIEVWMAANTYAELEPPDPREPLCDGLIRLMRHVFRPWEQHPAMLTAYHRARSGPGGQRLDNQGLDAVVPVAAQVVAGADPAYVEDIASVLSNMAYSLLGQCADGTRTVADILPILERAAVRLTSNNAADAAAVLAHRQPRNGRGVPAISPDIAAPYYRRPAD encoded by the coding sequence GTGGCCAAGGAGACGGAAGAGGCGGTGCGCAGCCGCATCATCGAAGTCGTGATGTCCACCCTCGACTCCGAGGGGTACGACGCCATCCAGCTACGCGAGATCGCCCGCCGCGCAAAGGTTTCCCTGGCGACCATCTACAAGCACTTCCCCACCCGCGATCTGCTGGTGGTCGCGGCGATCGAAGTCTGGATGGCGGCCAACACCTATGCCGAACTCGAGCCGCCCGATCCCCGGGAGCCCCTGTGCGACGGCCTGATTCGCTTGATGCGGCACGTATTCCGGCCGTGGGAACAGCATCCGGCGATGCTCACCGCCTATCATCGGGCGCGCTCGGGCCCGGGCGGGCAGCGCCTGGACAATCAGGGACTCGACGCCGTGGTCCCGGTGGCGGCGCAGGTCGTCGCCGGAGCCGATCCCGCCTACGTCGAGGACATCGCCTCGGTCTTGTCGAACATGGCGTATTCCCTGCTGGGGCAATGCGCCGACGGCACCCGCACGGTCGCCGACATCCTGCCCATCCTCGAACGCGCCGCCGTGCGGCTCACCTCGAACAATGCGGCCGACGCCGCGGCGGTGCTCGCGCATCGGCAGCCGCGCAACGGTCGCGGCGTTCCGGCCATCAGCCCGGATATCGCCGCGCCGTACTATCGCAGGCCCGCCGACTAG
- a CDS encoding cytochrome P450, whose amino-acid sequence MTTTAVPVTTRRAAEWHELAIHAAAQPGLAVLLSAALLARPLRKLPGLGWVVPDARLAREIHGDSDHFSIVHDGASGHWWGQMLGDFVYDRFEGPNHTQFRGQVNDLFTRQRSEALVERAVGPMLSALRTDLAAGRTVDIARFSRIFTTRIMIDQVGLPVPDSDEPCLELFHAVEQLADLGKGNWATTVVPPRNRRRGRALAARIGAGVAGVYDTAGPDTAIGRCRELGFDRDETRGVIVLLIVAGTVTLASTMGRLVALLHDTGSHQRLLADPGLIPDAIREGLRVTSSMPIVGRGVTADVELAGRQLRAGDRVKIMTWSIANSVGRFDLDLGYVPETRQLWFGGGKHMCPGAALTHIELTRFLEALLAAGRPWSITKRRYRINAFVPIYRQLDLALA is encoded by the coding sequence ATGACCACCACCGCCGTGCCCGTCACCACCCGCCGCGCCGCCGAATGGCACGAACTCGCCATCCACGCCGCCGCACAACCCGGCCTGGCCGTACTGCTGTCGGCCGCACTGCTGGCCCGCCCGCTGCGCAAGCTGCCGGGACTGGGCTGGGTCGTGCCCGATGCCCGGCTCGCACGCGAAATCCACGGCGACAGCGACCATTTCAGCATCGTCCACGACGGCGCCTCCGGGCACTGGTGGGGCCAGATGCTCGGCGATTTCGTCTACGACCGTTTCGAGGGGCCCAACCACACGCAGTTCCGCGGCCAGGTCAACGACCTGTTCACCAGACAACGCTCCGAAGCCCTGGTCGAACGCGCGGTCGGCCCCATGCTCAGTGCACTGCGCACGGACCTGGCCGCCGGGCGCACGGTGGATATCGCGCGTTTCTCGCGAATCTTCACCACCCGCATCATGATCGACCAGGTGGGCCTGCCCGTCCCGGACTCCGACGAGCCGTGCCTCGAGCTCTTCCACGCGGTCGAGCAGCTGGCCGATCTCGGCAAGGGCAATTGGGCGACAACCGTTGTGCCGCCGCGCAACCGGCGTCGCGGACGGGCCCTGGCCGCGCGGATCGGCGCCGGTGTGGCGGGGGTGTACGACACTGCCGGGCCCGACACCGCCATCGGCCGCTGCCGTGAACTCGGCTTCGATCGCGACGAAACCCGCGGCGTCATCGTGCTGTTGATCGTCGCGGGCACTGTGACCCTGGCCAGCACCATGGGCCGACTGGTGGCGCTGCTGCACGACACCGGCAGCCATCAGCGGCTGCTGGCGGATCCGGGATTGATCCCCGACGCGATCCGAGAAGGGTTGCGGGTCACCAGCTCCATGCCGATCGTGGGCCGCGGCGTCACCGCCGATGTCGAACTCGCCGGGCGGCAGCTGCGCGCCGGAGACCGCGTCAAGATCATGACCTGGTCCATCGCCAATTCCGTCGGCCGCTTCGACCTGGACCTCGGCTACGTCCCCGAAACCCGTCAACTCTGGTTCGGCGGCGGCAAGCACATGTGCCCGGGCGCGGCGCTGACCCACATCGAGCTGACCCGATTCCTCGAAGCCCTGCTCGCCGCCGGCCGGCCGTGGTCGATCACCAAGCGGCGCTACCGGATCAACGCGTTCGTCCCGATCTACCGGCAGCTCGACCTCGCGCTCGCCTAG